The DNA region ATCCATTAGAGGGGAGACTCCAGGATTGGTAACAAGTAAAGCCATTCGAGAGCCAACCATTTCGGTGGATGAAACGATGTTGTCAACTCCTGCGTACCCAAGTCTCTTTATAGCTTCTACATCGGACGCCTGGCTTATAATCTTTAAGTTGTAATTCAAACTTTTAGCCATTAGAGTAATATAAACATTGACGGAATCATCCGGAAGGGTAAGAACAAGGGTTTTAGCTTTTTGAATGCCGGCTTTTATCAAAGTATCCTCATTTGTGGCATCTCCCACCATATAGGCGAAGTGCTTATCGTTTATCAATTCCTTCACATTCTCTATGACTTCTTGATTTGAATCTATTAACACGTAAGGATACTTTCTATTTGACAATCTGAGAGCAACGTACTTTCCAACTTTTCCTCCGCCAACTATTATACAATGATCATTCATGCTCTCTATCATTTTACTCACCTTTTTCAACATCATGTATTTTTGGATATCGCCATCCATAAAGAAAGCCGCGAAATTACCAACCGCGTACACGAAAATGCTTATTCCTCCCATGATCATGATAATGGTGAATATGTAACCAGCTTCACTTAGCTTTGCGGGGAGGCCAAATCCAACAGTGGAAAAGGTGATCATGGCCATGTACAAAGAGGTTAAAAAATCCCATTTTTCTATGATCATGTATCCACTTGTTGCCACGATTATTCCCGTAACTACTAGGAGAAACGAAAGAACCATTTTTCGAACTCTTGCCTTAAAAGACTCTAACATTAAAGGATCCATCTGAATTTTCCCCTTTGTTCTCTGACAAAATCCTTCAATTTTTCAACTCTTAATGTACGTCAAGTTTAAGAAATTAATTGGGAAATAAGGTAAATAGTGAAAAATGAACCCTCCTCGCCATTTTATGGATATTCTGCCCCCGCTTGCGGGGGAAGTGGCAGCAGAGCTGCCGAAGGGGGTTCTCCCAGTTTTGGGCGGAGACTAAAGAGA from Mesoaciditoga lauensis cd-1655R = DSM 25116 includes:
- a CDS encoding potassium channel family protein — its product is MDPLMLESFKARVRKMVLSFLLVVTGIIVATSGYMIIEKWDFLTSLYMAMITFSTVGFGLPAKLSEAGYIFTIIMIMGGISIFVYAVGNFAAFFMDGDIQKYMMLKKVSKMIESMNDHCIIVGGGKVGKYVALRLSNRKYPYVLIDSNQEVIENVKELINDKHFAYMVGDATNEDTLIKAGIQKAKTLVLTLPDDSVNVYITLMAKSLNYNLKIISQASDVEAIKRLGYAGVDNIVSSTEMVGSRMALLVTNPGVSPLMDALYRATGMTLEMDEVFVDVQSSAAGKTLSELQIPQKVGLIVIAVQRGEEMIFNPVGSTVVEKGTRLIVLGKKEQIEELKKMLK